In Capillimicrobium parvum, a genomic segment contains:
- a CDS encoding reverse transcriptase-like protein → MAAPQRRRPPRRRGRANSDAERRALAKAGGRRTGPPPRAPRPGFAVLSSDGGSRGNPGPAAIGYVLVAADGGLLAAHGEAIGVAGATVAEYRALLAGLEHARGLGLDRVDARCDARLVVEQVSGRHEPANPRLRELCRAVREAAERIGTVAFTWVPAEANGRAHALVADALAPRRHRWPRRCLDPIGAIAQL, encoded by the coding sequence GTGGCCGCCCCTCAGCGCCGCCGACCCCCGCGCCGTCGCGGCCGTGCCAACAGCGACGCCGAGCGGCGTGCCCTGGCCAAGGCCGGCGGACGGCGGACGGGTCCGCCGCCGCGCGCACCGCGCCCCGGGTTCGCGGTCCTGTCGAGCGACGGCGGCTCTCGCGGCAACCCGGGCCCGGCGGCGATCGGCTACGTGCTCGTCGCCGCCGACGGCGGGCTGCTCGCCGCGCACGGCGAGGCGATCGGCGTCGCGGGGGCGACCGTCGCCGAGTACCGCGCGCTGCTGGCCGGCCTCGAGCACGCGCGCGGCCTCGGACTGGACCGCGTCGACGCGCGCTGCGACGCGCGCCTCGTCGTCGAGCAGGTCAGCGGGCGTCACGAGCCGGCCAACCCGCGCCTGCGCGAGCTGTGTCGCGCGGTTCGCGAGGCGGCGGAGCGCATCGGCACGGTGGCGTTCACATGGGTGCCGGCCGAAGCGAACGGTCGCGCTCACGCGCTGGTCGCCGACGCGCTCGCTCCCCGGCGCCATCGCTGGCCTCGGCGCTGTCTCGATCCGATCGGCGCCATCGCACAGTTGTAG
- a CDS encoding SDR family oxidoreductase: protein MKIVVIGGSGRVGGNVVRRLAAQGHDPVPASPATGVDTITGEGLADVMLGADVVVDVSNAPVWDDDAVREFFTTSTRNMLAAERDAGVGHHLALTIVGADRLPDSGYLRAKVAQEAEIESRAIPYTILRATQFFDFLAQIVEAGAEGDSVRLSAGLMQLVAVDDVAATLAELAIGAPVGGRVELGGPEALGIDAWARRLFAATGDARTVVPDSHARYFGTELKAGELTPGAGARIGKVDFDTWFAANQQEAS from the coding sequence ATGAAGATCGTGGTCATCGGTGGGAGCGGGCGCGTAGGCGGCAACGTCGTGCGCCGACTGGCAGCGCAGGGCCATGACCCGGTGCCGGCCTCACCCGCGACGGGCGTCGACACCATCACCGGGGAGGGCCTTGCCGACGTGATGCTGGGTGCTGACGTCGTCGTCGACGTGTCCAACGCGCCGGTCTGGGACGACGATGCGGTGCGGGAGTTCTTCACCACCTCGACGCGCAACATGCTGGCGGCGGAGCGCGACGCCGGCGTCGGTCACCATCTCGCGTTGACGATCGTCGGGGCCGACCGCCTGCCCGACAGCGGCTACCTGCGCGCCAAGGTCGCCCAGGAGGCCGAGATCGAATCCCGGGCCATCCCCTACACCATCCTGCGCGCCACGCAGTTCTTCGACTTCCTGGCCCAGATCGTCGAGGCCGGCGCCGAAGGCGACAGCGTCCGGCTCTCGGCCGGGCTGATGCAGCTCGTCGCCGTAGATGATGTCGCGGCGACGCTGGCCGAGCTCGCGATCGGCGCGCCGGTCGGTGGCCGCGTCGAGCTCGGCGGGCCCGAGGCGCTGGGCATCGACGCGTGGGCGCGGCGCCTGTTCGCCGCCACCGGGGACGCGCGGACGGTCGTTCCCGACTCGCACGCGCGCTACTTCGGAACCGAGCTCAAGGCCGGCGAGCTGACGCCCGGCGCGGGCGCCCGCATCGGGAAGGTCGACTTCGATACGTGGTTCGCCGCAAACCAGCAGGAGGCCAGCTGA
- a CDS encoding nuclear transport factor 2 family protein, translating into MTAQPTTTARMTRAQMDALVDGHYRAEESGDLEAIVDGFTADAQHDVVGRPGDALHGGDQIAGFYRALFEEMRIDRFEPVRRWYGDDHVVDESILHATANGHPFGLEGRGRPVRSRFLHIFDFTDGLISRESAWIDLAAIQQQLSD; encoded by the coding sequence ATGACCGCTCAGCCAACGACCACAGCACGGATGACGCGAGCGCAGATGGACGCGCTCGTGGATGGCCACTACCGCGCCGAGGAGAGCGGCGACCTGGAGGCCATCGTCGACGGATTCACCGCCGACGCGCAGCACGATGTCGTCGGACGCCCCGGTGACGCCCTTCACGGCGGCGATCAGATCGCAGGTTTCTATCGAGCTCTGTTCGAGGAGATGCGCATCGACCGCTTCGAGCCCGTTCGACGCTGGTATGGCGATGACCACGTCGTCGACGAGTCGATATTGCACGCGACCGCGAATGGCCACCCTTTCGGACTCGAGGGTCGCGGACGACCGGTGCGGTCGCGGTTCCTGCATATCTTCGACTTCACCGACGGCCTGATCAGCCGGGAAAGCGCCTGGATCGACCTCGCCGCGATCCAGCAGCAGCTCTCTGACTGA
- a CDS encoding COG4315 family predicted lipoprotein, with amino-acid sequence MRRSLLALIPAVLAIVIAGCGGGGANHDANHTSAPAGASQGTAAPSASGTVQIRTTKLGRILVDSQGRSLYLFEKDTGTASTCYGACASLWPPLTVSGSPKASAGIVASKLATTKRKDGQTEVAYNGHPLYYYAGDRKPGDTTGEGLDQFGAAWDVVATTGNGIDND; translated from the coding sequence ATGAGACGCTCACTGCTCGCGCTGATCCCTGCCGTGCTCGCGATCGTAATCGCCGGCTGCGGTGGCGGCGGCGCCAACCACGACGCCAACCATACGTCCGCCCCAGCGGGCGCCAGCCAGGGGACGGCCGCGCCGTCGGCCTCCGGCACGGTTCAGATCAGGACGACCAAGCTCGGGCGCATCCTGGTCGACTCGCAGGGCCGCTCGCTCTATCTGTTCGAGAAGGACACGGGCACGGCCAGCACCTGCTACGGCGCCTGCGCCAGCCTCTGGCCGCCGCTGACCGTGTCGGGCAGCCCCAAGGCCAGCGCGGGCATCGTCGCCTCGAAGCTCGCGACGACCAAGCGCAAAGACGGCCAGACCGAAGTGGCCTACAACGGCCATCCGCTCTACTACTACGCCGGCGACCGGAAGCCTGGGGACACCACCGGCGAGGGCCTCGATCAGTTCGGCGCAGCCTGGGACGTGGTCGCCACGACCGGCAACGGGATCGACAATGACTAG
- a CDS encoding SDR family NAD(P)-dependent oxidoreductase yields MSASLRPRRVLVTGAASGIGASTAARFRAAGDRVAGVDRDAEALQMVELDVRATGDVSDEGSVRAAVDETARALGGLDVLVSAAGVAGRGNVADLDAAEWDRVFAINVRGLFLTAKHAIPHLRNAGGGSIINLASQLGLVAAPDAAAYCASKGAAIQLTRAMAIDHATDGITVNAICPGPTATPMLDAYFDGSDDPDAERADFEATMLTGRFVQPEEIAEAAFYLAHPAARSTTGAVLVVDAGYVIR; encoded by the coding sequence ATGTCTGCGAGCCTGAGACCCCGACGCGTCCTGGTCACGGGCGCCGCGTCGGGCATCGGCGCGAGCACGGCCGCCCGATTTCGCGCAGCGGGCGATCGCGTCGCGGGCGTGGACCGCGATGCCGAGGCGTTGCAGATGGTCGAGCTCGACGTGCGCGCGACGGGCGATGTCAGCGACGAGGGGTCCGTGCGAGCCGCCGTCGACGAGACGGCCCGCGCGCTCGGGGGACTCGACGTCCTCGTGAGCGCGGCCGGCGTGGCCGGCCGGGGCAACGTGGCTGACCTCGACGCCGCGGAGTGGGATCGCGTGTTCGCTATTAACGTTCGTGGGCTCTTCCTCACCGCCAAGCACGCCATCCCCCATCTGCGCAACGCCGGCGGCGGCTCGATCATCAACCTCGCCTCCCAGTTGGGACTGGTGGCCGCGCCCGACGCCGCCGCGTATTGCGCCTCCAAGGGGGCCGCCATCCAACTCACCCGGGCCATGGCCATCGACCACGCCACCGACGGGATCACGGTCAACGCCATCTGTCCCGGACCGACCGCCACGCCCATGCTCGACGCCTACTTCGACGGCAGCGACGACCCGGATGCCGAGCGCGCCGACTTTGAGGCCACGATGCTCACCGGCCGCTTCGTGCAGCCGGAGGAGATCGCCGAGGCCGCCTTCTATCTCGCCCATCCGGCCGCGCGCTCGACGACCGGCGCAGTGTTGGTGGTGGACGCCGGCTACGTGATCCGCTGA
- a CDS encoding DUF4389 domain-containing protein: MNGHADTSVYPLRVEGELDSHLSRWQWLVKWVLVIPHVIVLVFLWIAFIVLWLVALVAILFTGRYPRAIFDFNVGVLRWSWRVGFYSYSALGTDRYPPFTLADVPDYPARLNVEYPQELSRGLALVKWWLLAIPQYLIVGVFAGGAWAGFNAMSDNGGWTSGGGLIGLLVCIAGVVLLFTGRYPKAIFDFVMGMNRWCYRVAAYAALMTDKYPPFRLDMGGQESAPDTAESNVVTPKPGTGLS; the protein is encoded by the coding sequence ATGAACGGGCACGCCGACACATCGGTGTATCCACTGCGGGTAGAGGGCGAGCTTGATAGCCACTTGAGCCGCTGGCAGTGGCTGGTTAAGTGGGTCCTGGTGATCCCGCACGTCATCGTGCTCGTGTTCCTCTGGATCGCGTTCATCGTGTTGTGGTTGGTCGCGCTCGTCGCGATCCTGTTCACGGGCCGCTACCCGCGCGCGATCTTCGATTTCAACGTCGGCGTACTGCGCTGGTCCTGGCGTGTGGGCTTCTACTCCTATAGCGCGCTCGGCACCGACCGCTACCCGCCGTTCACGCTCGCCGACGTCCCGGACTACCCGGCGCGGCTAAACGTCGAGTACCCGCAGGAGCTCTCACGCGGCCTGGCCCTCGTCAAGTGGTGGCTGCTCGCGATACCGCAGTACCTCATCGTCGGCGTGTTCGCCGGGGGCGCGTGGGCCGGCTTCAACGCGATGAGCGACAACGGGGGATGGACGTCCGGCGGCGGCCTGATCGGCCTGCTGGTCTGCATCGCCGGTGTGGTGTTGCTGTTCACCGGGCGCTACCCCAAGGCCATCTTCGACTTCGTGATGGGGATGAACCGCTGGTGCTACCGCGTCGCCGCCTACGCGGCGCTGATGACTGACAAGTACCCGCCCTTCCGCCTGGACATGGGCGGCCAGGAGTCGGCGCCCGACACCGCCGAAAGCAACGTGGTGACGCCGAAGCCGGGAACGGGGCTCTCATGA
- a CDS encoding FAD-dependent monooxygenase, whose product MVSETPVLIVGGGPAGLAASLTLSHLGIGSMLVNKYPGTLEHPKAVGLMQRTAELLRLWGAEDEMRSRGVPREFCDRMVWTTTLSADELGRTETVEPDDTASEPQSPTMGLRCPQNITESVLRDRAQSHDLADLHYGFEMTGFEQDADGVTATIVARDGGAPSTVQARYMIAADGNDSAVRRACGIGRAGDADMGHFVNIFHRAPLGPLVRDRPGWSYAVITPELTGSFVTINGDDVWLFHVNLAAGETVEDFTQQRCVDTVRHAAGINDLDVDLISIKSWILGAELSTAFRDRRVLLTGDAAHRTTPDGGVGMNTGLHSAHNLAWKVGAVVSGWAGAGLLDTYEIERRSVAETNVAYSANRGSGIMKMIEAVRAGDLDTVRAGIAARPPGGRQGMDLGFRYEAGAVAPDGTAPPQVENPVADYVQNACPGGRAPHLWVKRDGARMSTLDAFGGGLVLLAASDGAAAWRAAADHAAVGSKVPVEVLSVGAAGELQVPAGRFETLYGVEPDGAVLVRPDGFVGWRAQHAGDAPAEALDSALATILKL is encoded by the coding sequence ATGGTCAGCGAGACTCCGGTGTTGATCGTTGGCGGCGGGCCGGCAGGGCTGGCGGCGTCGTTGACGCTCTCGCACCTCGGCATCGGGTCGATGCTCGTCAACAAGTACCCGGGCACGCTCGAACACCCGAAGGCGGTCGGGCTCATGCAACGCACCGCGGAGCTCTTGCGCTTGTGGGGAGCGGAAGACGAGATGCGCAGCCGGGGTGTCCCACGCGAGTTCTGCGATCGCATGGTCTGGACGACGACGCTGTCCGCCGACGAGCTGGGCCGCACCGAGACGGTAGAGCCCGATGACACCGCGTCGGAGCCGCAGAGTCCGACGATGGGGCTGCGCTGCCCGCAGAACATCACGGAGTCGGTGCTGCGCGATCGCGCCCAGAGTCACGACCTCGCCGACCTGCATTACGGGTTCGAGATGACTGGCTTCGAGCAGGACGCCGACGGGGTGACTGCGACGATCGTCGCCCGCGACGGCGGCGCCCCGAGCACCGTCCAGGCCCGGTACATGATCGCGGCGGATGGCAACGACAGCGCGGTGCGCCGCGCGTGCGGGATCGGTCGGGCCGGCGATGCCGACATGGGCCACTTCGTCAACATCTTCCATCGCGCCCCGCTTGGCCCGCTCGTGCGCGACCGGCCCGGCTGGTCCTACGCCGTGATCACGCCCGAGCTCACCGGCTCGTTCGTGACGATCAACGGCGACGACGTCTGGCTGTTTCACGTCAACCTCGCAGCGGGCGAGACCGTGGAGGACTTCACGCAGCAGCGCTGCGTGGACACGGTCCGTCATGCCGCCGGGATCAACGATCTTGACGTGGACCTCATCAGCATCAAGTCGTGGATCCTGGGCGCCGAGCTGTCCACAGCCTTTCGCGATCGGCGGGTGCTGCTCACCGGTGATGCGGCGCATCGCACGACGCCCGACGGCGGGGTGGGGATGAACACCGGCCTGCACTCCGCGCACAACCTGGCGTGGAAGGTGGGCGCGGTGGTCTCCGGATGGGCGGGCGCCGGCCTTCTGGACACCTACGAGATCGAACGCCGGTCGGTGGCCGAGACGAACGTCGCCTACAGCGCCAACCGCGGCAGCGGCATCATGAAGATGATCGAGGCTGTGCGGGCCGGTGATCTGGACACGGTTCGCGCGGGCATCGCCGCCCGGCCGCCAGGTGGGAGGCAAGGCATGGACCTCGGGTTCCGCTACGAGGCGGGTGCCGTGGCACCCGACGGCACCGCGCCGCCCCAGGTCGAGAACCCTGTGGCCGACTACGTGCAGAACGCATGCCCTGGCGGCCGCGCGCCGCATCTGTGGGTGAAGCGCGACGGGGCGCGGATGTCGACTCTGGACGCTTTCGGCGGCGGGCTGGTGCTGCTGGCCGCGTCCGACGGCGCAGCAGCGTGGCGGGCTGCGGCGGATCACGCCGCCGTGGGCAGCAAGGTGCCGGTCGAGGTGCTCAGCGTGGGGGCCGCCGGAGAGCTGCAGGTGCCCGCCGGCCGCTTCGAGACGCTCTACGGCGTTGAGCCCGACGGCGCGGTGCTGGTGCGCCCGGATGGTTTCGTCGGCTGGCGCGCGCAACACGCAGGCGATGCGCCGGCCGAGGCCCTCGACAGCGCATTGGCGACGATCCTCAAGCTCTGA
- a CDS encoding VOC family protein: MTNPGHPGRMLFVTIPVADLERSKAFFAKLGFSFNPLFSDETGACMLVGEQAFVMLCSREKFAELAKLPIADPTTHTLALYCFSVSSRDEVDAVSAAALAAGGIEADGAEDYGFMYSRSFFDLDGHGWQVMWMDPAAVEQGPEAFAASVQEADAPA, from the coding sequence ATGACCAATCCCGGACATCCCGGCCGCATGCTGTTCGTGACCATCCCCGTCGCGGACCTCGAGCGCAGCAAGGCGTTCTTCGCGAAGCTCGGGTTCAGCTTCAACCCGCTGTTCAGCGACGAGACGGGCGCCTGCATGTTGGTCGGCGAGCAGGCCTTCGTCATGCTGTGCAGCCGCGAGAAGTTCGCGGAGCTCGCGAAGCTGCCGATCGCCGATCCGACGACCCACACGCTGGCGCTGTACTGCTTCAGCGTGTCATCTCGCGATGAGGTCGATGCGGTCAGCGCCGCTGCGCTTGCAGCGGGCGGCATCGAGGCGGATGGCGCGGAGGACTATGGCTTCATGTATTCGCGCAGCTTCTTCGACCTCGACGGTCACGGCTGGCAGGTGATGTGGATGGACCCGGCGGCGGTGGAGCAGGGCCCCGAGGCGTTCGCGGCGTCCGTGCAGGAGGCCGACGCCCCGGCCTGA
- a CDS encoding transposase, with product MAQNFLSCDREQELLLPPSLREWLPEEHLAWFVLDAVAEMDLAAFYAGYRDDGWGRAAHDPAMMVALFVYAYAIGVRSARAIEQRCHDDVAFRVITANRVPDHATIARFRVRHEAAIAGLFGEVLALCARSDLVKVGVVAVDGTKIAAAATHHATRTYEQIAREILEEAARIDAAEDELFGEARGDELPEGLRTSGDRRKVLREAKQALEAERAAQAKKIPRDRAERLVECRRRLRQDWELERHVVSEHAAWHAAGIASDGSRRMTGARHNIKPYPLPAEPAGKINVTDPDSRNLKTTRGWVQGYNAQGVVGEGQIVLAAEISIESLDTASLQPMVETTLHELAGAGVSETPGVVLADAGYWKNDAIDAIVAQGMQVLVAPDADRRKEPRPGRRGGLYDFTRRVLATDFGKQLYLRRQGIVEPVFGQIKSNRGARQFSRRGRSAVRSEWRLLTATHNLLKLHQHHLAAA from the coding sequence ATGGCGCAGAACTTCTTGTCGTGCGATCGCGAGCAGGAGTTGTTGCTACCGCCGAGCCTGCGTGAGTGGTTGCCGGAGGAGCACCTTGCGTGGTTCGTTCTCGACGCGGTGGCAGAGATGGACCTGGCGGCGTTCTACGCGGGCTATCGCGACGACGGGTGGGGCCGGGCGGCGCATGACCCGGCGATGATGGTGGCGTTGTTCGTCTACGCCTACGCGATCGGGGTTCGGTCGGCGCGGGCGATCGAGCAGCGCTGCCACGATGACGTTGCGTTTCGCGTGATCACGGCCAATCGGGTACCCGATCACGCGACCATCGCCAGGTTCCGTGTCCGGCACGAGGCGGCAATCGCCGGTTTGTTCGGTGAGGTGTTGGCGCTGTGCGCGCGCAGCGACCTGGTCAAGGTCGGCGTCGTTGCCGTCGATGGCACGAAGATCGCGGCGGCGGCCACGCATCACGCGACGCGCACCTACGAGCAGATCGCCCGCGAGATCCTCGAGGAGGCGGCGCGCATCGACGCGGCCGAAGACGAACTGTTCGGCGAGGCGCGCGGTGACGAGTTGCCGGAGGGCTTGCGCACCAGCGGCGACCGGCGCAAGGTGTTGCGCGAGGCCAAGCAGGCGCTGGAGGCCGAGCGCGCAGCGCAGGCCAAGAAGATCCCCCGCGACCGCGCCGAGCGGCTGGTCGAGTGCCGGCGCCGGCTGCGCCAGGACTGGGAGCTCGAGCGTCACGTCGTCTCAGAGCACGCGGCGTGGCATGCGGCCGGCATCGCCAGCGACGGCTCGCGGCGGATGACCGGGGCGCGCCACAACATCAAGCCTTATCCGCTCCCTGCCGAGCCGGCGGGCAAGATCAACGTCACCGACCCCGACTCGCGCAATCTCAAGACGACGCGCGGGTGGGTGCAGGGTTACAACGCCCAAGGCGTCGTCGGCGAAGGCCAGATCGTGCTCGCGGCCGAGATCAGCATCGAGTCACTCGACACCGCCAGCCTGCAGCCGATGGTCGAGACCACGCTGCACGAGCTGGCTGGCGCCGGGGTCAGCGAGACGCCCGGGGTGGTGTTGGCCGACGCCGGCTATTGGAAGAACGACGCGATCGACGCCATCGTCGCCCAGGGCATGCAGGTCCTCGTCGCCCCGGACGCCGATCGTCGCAAAGAGCCCCGCCCCGGACGGCGCGGCGGTCTCTATGACTTCACCCGCCGCGTCCTGGCGACCGACTTCGGCAAACAGCTCTACCTCAGACGCCAAGGCATCGTCGAACCCGTCTTCGGACAGATCAAAAGCAACCGCGGCGCCCGCCAGTTCTCCCGCCGCGGCCGGTCCGCCGTCAGATCCGAATGGCGGCTGCTGACGGCCACCCACAACCTCCTCAAGCTCCACCAACACCACCTCGCGGCCGCCTGA
- a CDS encoding NAD-dependent epimerase/dehydratase family protein → MEIVDHVVLGAGAVGMAIAEALARRGESVRIVNRSGLREPVADVQSVAGDVADPAFAASATHGARVIYQALNPPYHRWAQEFPGLQAAAITAAQATDARLVAMDNVYMYGRADGRPFTEDRGYDAHTRKGRVRAQMARDLMAAHDAGRVQVTVGRASDFFGPRAGQQSLIGDWVIPPALADKTASVMGDPDMPHTYTFIPDIGENLVRLGEHDDALGRVWHLPSPETRTTRDVVALVYQAAGTRPRLKVTPAWQMRALGLVNRTIREINEMRYEFDEPFIVDASRAETELGLRATPLTDAVDQTVRWYRAQEVASSTADHKGTQRVAAR, encoded by the coding sequence ATGGAGATCGTCGACCATGTCGTGCTCGGCGCCGGCGCCGTCGGGATGGCCATCGCCGAGGCGCTGGCCCGACGCGGCGAGTCGGTGCGCATCGTCAACCGTTCCGGGCTGCGCGAACCGGTGGCGGACGTTCAGTCCGTGGCCGGGGACGTCGCCGACCCCGCCTTCGCGGCGTCGGCGACGCACGGCGCTCGCGTCATCTACCAGGCACTGAACCCGCCCTATCACCGCTGGGCGCAGGAGTTCCCCGGCCTGCAAGCAGCGGCGATCACCGCCGCCCAGGCCACCGATGCGCGCCTGGTCGCGATGGACAACGTCTACATGTACGGGCGCGCCGACGGACGGCCGTTCACCGAGGACCGCGGCTACGACGCCCACACCCGCAAGGGCCGCGTCCGCGCCCAGATGGCCCGCGACCTCATGGCCGCCCACGATGCCGGGCGCGTCCAGGTCACCGTCGGCCGGGCGTCGGACTTCTTCGGGCCGCGCGCCGGCCAGCAGTCGCTGATCGGCGACTGGGTGATCCCTCCGGCGCTCGCCGACAAAACCGCTTCGGTGATGGGCGACCCGGACATGCCCCACACCTACACCTTCATCCCCGACATCGGCGAAAACCTCGTCCGCCTCGGCGAACACGACGACGCGCTCGGACGCGTCTGGCACCTACCCAGCCCCGAGACGCGCACCACTCGCGACGTGGTCGCACTCGTCTACCAGGCCGCCGGCACCCGGCCGCGGCTGAAGGTCACGCCCGCGTGGCAGATGCGCGCGCTCGGCCTCGTCAACCGAACGATCCGCGAGATCAACGAGATGCGCTACGAGTTCGACGAACCGTTCATCGTCGACGCCTCCCGCGCCGAAACCGAACTCGGCCTGCGCGCCACGCCCCTCACCGACGCCGTCGACCAAACCGTGCGGTGGTACCGCGCGCAAGAGGTCGCGTCCTCCACCGCAGACCATAAGGGCACGCAGCGCGTCGCGGCACGGTAG
- a CDS encoding endonuclease/exonuclease/phosphatase family protein, which translates to MRAAVASPAGSTYTLMQMNLCLSGLAVCYTKVAYPAVVEEAVARIRKAHPDAVTFNEACRGDVALIARRTGYHLRFARVIYLGKPLTCIQPGGRGLFGDAVLTKAAIESTGSRPFEAQAGIERRGWLCVTTRVDVDVCTAHLASGEIEEVAANDPQCNELGSLLARRAVARTVIFAGDVNRRSSCAPGGFWTRTDALAEQDSGRQHVYGTGALRSPSAQVLHTTHTDHEILLVRAHLAAPP; encoded by the coding sequence ATGCGCGCCGCCGTGGCGTCGCCCGCGGGCTCGACGTACACGTTGATGCAGATGAACCTGTGTCTGTCCGGTCTGGCCGTGTGCTACACCAAGGTGGCATACCCGGCGGTGGTGGAGGAGGCAGTGGCGCGCATCCGCAAAGCGCACCCGGACGCGGTCACGTTCAACGAGGCCTGCCGGGGTGACGTCGCGCTGATCGCCCGGCGGACCGGTTACCACCTGCGCTTCGCGAGGGTGATCTACCTCGGCAAGCCCTTGACCTGCATCCAGCCGGGGGGCCGCGGACTCTTCGGTGACGCGGTTCTCACCAAGGCAGCCATCGAGAGCACGGGCAGCAGGCCTTTCGAAGCACAGGCGGGCATCGAGCGGCGCGGGTGGCTATGCGTGACCACCCGGGTCGACGTCGACGTGTGCACCGCCCACCTCGCCAGCGGCGAGATCGAGGAGGTGGCTGCAAACGACCCGCAGTGCAACGAGCTCGGGTCGCTCCTCGCACGTCGCGCGGTCGCCCGCACAGTCATCTTCGCGGGAGACGTCAACCGTCGCTCGTCCTGCGCCCCCGGGGGCTTCTGGACACGTACCGACGCGTTGGCCGAGCAGGACAGCGGGCGTCAGCACGTCTATGGAACGGGCGCGCTCCGCTCGCCGTCGGCCCAGGTGTTGCACACCACCCACACGGACCATGAAATCCTGCTCGTCCGCGCGCACCTCGCCGCACCGCCATGA
- a CDS encoding alpha/beta fold hydrolase gives MLPHDDVGAGPPVVLLHAGVADRGMWADLLPAIAEAGYRAIAMDLPGHGDAPAVGAAPHSAVLDTMDALDVDRAVLVGNSFGGAVALRVAAVAAQRVAALALISAPAPGVEPSAELEAAWEAEESAFARGDIAAAVAAVVDTWTLPDAPPALRDRIAAMQRRAFELAARADDVPPAEDPLEPDSSALSTLDIPTLVAVGELDMADFRVGAEALVQQLRGARLVVLPKAGHLAPLEQPDAFRVLLLDYLRETGDRG, from the coding sequence ATGCTGCCCCATGACGACGTCGGCGCCGGGCCGCCGGTGGTGCTGCTGCACGCCGGCGTGGCGGATCGCGGGATGTGGGCCGATCTGCTCCCGGCGATCGCCGAGGCTGGGTACCGCGCGATCGCGATGGACCTCCCGGGTCACGGCGATGCACCCGCCGTCGGCGCCGCGCCCCATTCGGCGGTTCTCGACACGATGGACGCCCTGGACGTCGACCGGGCGGTGCTCGTCGGCAACTCGTTCGGTGGCGCCGTCGCCCTGAGGGTCGCCGCCGTGGCTGCGCAGCGTGTCGCGGCTCTGGCGCTGATCTCTGCGCCCGCTCCCGGCGTCGAACCGTCGGCTGAGCTCGAAGCGGCCTGGGAGGCGGAGGAATCCGCCTTCGCGCGCGGCGACATCGCCGCCGCGGTCGCCGCGGTCGTCGACACCTGGACGCTGCCCGATGCGCCACCCGCCCTGCGTGATCGCATCGCGGCGATGCAGCGCCGCGCCTTCGAGCTGGCGGCCCGCGCCGACGACGTTCCGCCCGCAGAGGATCCGCTGGAACCCGATTCGTCAGCGCTCTCGACGCTCGACATCCCGACGCTGGTCGCGGTCGGAGAGCTCGACATGGCGGACTTCCGCGTGGGCGCCGAAGCGCTTGTGCAGCAACTCCGCGGGGCGCGGCTCGTGGTCCTGCCCAAGGCCGGGCACCTCGCGCCGCTCGAGCAGCCCGACGCCTTCCGTGTGTTGCTCCTCGACTACCTGCGCGAGACCGGCGACCGGGGTTAG
- a CDS encoding MarR family winged helix-turn-helix transcriptional regulator: MSSPRIGERYRGVDGRSGYLLRQAWQAFRIAMETALRAHGLNGAQYAVLSVLARDPGVSGADLARACNTTPQAMNGVLATLERAGLVERRPHPTHGRILEVMLTSEGEQRLAAATPVVRGLEDAIEEDLASDEIAAIKAWLVASAQRLEEITASRRA, encoded by the coding sequence GTGAGCAGTCCACGGATCGGAGAGCGCTATCGGGGAGTCGACGGCCGCAGCGGCTACCTATTGCGGCAGGCGTGGCAGGCCTTTCGCATCGCCATGGAGACGGCCCTGCGCGCCCATGGATTGAACGGGGCTCAATATGCGGTGCTCAGCGTGCTGGCCAGAGACCCCGGTGTGTCCGGCGCCGACCTCGCCCGGGCCTGCAACACGACGCCTCAGGCGATGAACGGCGTGCTCGCGACCCTCGAGCGGGCCGGCCTTGTCGAGCGACGCCCGCACCCGACGCACGGCCGCATCCTCGAAGTCATGCTGACGTCCGAAGGGGAGCAGCGATTGGCGGCAGCCACGCCGGTTGTGCGAGGACTCGAGGACGCCATCGAAGAGGACCTTGCTTCGGATGAGATCGCTGCCATCAAGGCGTGGCTCGTCGCGTCCGCGCAGCGCCTGGAAGAGATCACCGCGTCGCGCCGGGCATAG